The window agatggcctccggtgatggttttcccatccggcagggtgccggaacgggcttccgattggttttttgtggctacagaggcttacggcggcggaacttccgatctaggtttctttctgggggtttcggGATTTATAGAATTTTTTGGCGTTGGTCTCGTGTCAAGGGGACGCTCGACGGGCCCACGAGCCAGAGGGAGCGCCATAGGGGGGGCCCTAGGCTTTTGGACTCCTCGTCCACCTCCTGGTCTGGCTCCGATGCTCTGgggttctcttttggtccataaaaattcatcgTAAAGTTTCAgcacgtttggactccatttgatattccttttccgtaaaactcaaaaacaaggaaaaaaacagaaactgacactgggctctaggttaataggttagtcccaaaaatactactccctctgtccggaaatacttgtcacaaagatggatgtatctagacgtatttaagttctagatacatctatttttatccatttcttcgacaagtatctccggacggagggagtataaaatagcatattaatgcatataaaacatccaaaacagataatataatagcatggaacaataaaaaattaaagaTACGCTTAGAGACATATCAATTGGCGTCTATCTCCGCCGTCGTAAGTGGTCGGTGGTAGACCCACGCAATGAGCCACTCCTCCTCATCGGGCACCGTCGGCAACCCGTGGCAGCGGCGAATGGATTGCTCGACCGTCTCCCTCTCCCTTGTCCGCTGCCTCTTGCGGCGGGCGGCGCGCGCTTCTGATTATAGCGTGCGCGTCCACGGTACCAGCGAAGGGGGCACTAAAACCCACCACTGCCCTTGTGGAGCAATGGCCGGCGGGGAGGTGGACAACAAAGGGGAAGTGCGGATTGAGCAGCCCGCCAGGAGctgcgcgcgggccgggaggggcTAGTTCCGGCTTCGACGCTGCATAGACGGGCAAGCAAAGACGGATCTGATCTGAAACTGTCCACTTATCCACCTGTGACCACTCAATCGCAATGCGGAGGCCCAACTCGTCGACAGAGCCATTGGAGCGGCTACCGGAACTCGACATGGTCGCCAAAGATGGGATTTGGGTCGAATTGGAAAAGGGGAGGAGAAGAGATGGATCGAAGCGAAGTGAGTGTAGGGTTTTCGGATTGGGGTTTATGTGGGGAAGGACTGGGGTCGGCGGTGGGCCGGTCTGACGCGCCGGGCGCGCTCGGCCCGCCCCATATCTTCCCTACATTTGGGTTGGATATGAGACGCATCGGACATCCCATGCATTTGAGAGGCCGGTTTAAGGCACCCGGGTTGGTCGTTTTTTGACCGGTTAGTGACTGGTCTGCCCGTCCGGGCGTTTGAGGCCGGTTTGAGGTGCCTAGTTATAGATGCTCTTATAAACTGGACCAGCCAAACAAGAGAAGGATTCTCTCTTGGCATGGTACCTCTAAGTAATATATGCAGGTGGAAGAACTCTTCTCTGACGATTCCTTAGAAAGAATGCGGGATTGATTGGAATTTTGCTCATCCTATCCTATGGAATGATTCATCTCTTGCATTGCCAACTTCAGAATTTTGCATTAACTAGAAGGGTTTGGCGTGCTACGCTGTGTCATTGGTGTTGTTAAGATTTCATAAAGATAAAAGTTGGTTTACCGTGTGGGAAAGATGATGAAGCGTCATTTCCTTCTTTTATTGGGCTTTCCGTGTGATTCTATGTTATCCGCTAACCGACAAAAGCACGTACTATGCTGGTTGATGTCGATTAATTTGAGAAATTGTTGATCCACTCAAAATCATGAATTAAATCTAAAATTGTTACCTTATCCAAATGAGAGAGCTTGTtgagaaatactccctctgttcctaaatataagtctttctagatatttcaaataAGGATTAAACACGAATgtctataaacatattttagaatgtagatttacCCATTTTGCTTCGCATGTAGTCCGTATTGGAatgtttaaaaagacttatatttaagaacggagagaGTAGTTGACGAGGTCAAAATTGTAAACCAAATGTAAAGTTGAACACCTTAATTGGACGAGAGGGCTTTAAAATAAGGGAGCACAGTAAATTCCCATAATTCCATGTACAATATATGTGGGCCTCAACGTCGACCGCCGTTCACACGGTCGGCCCAATACTCCCTGGTCATAGGGTTTTAGTGGGGTTTCACTTATCGCAGAGCCTTGtctcaaagaagaaaaagaaaaaaagaaactcaTCGCAGAGCCGCCGCCGACCGTAGCACAGCGGCAGAGAAGTGCGGCAAGCGGCCATGGACTTCTGCCCGGCGTGCGGGATGCTGCTGCAGATCCAGCCGGCCACCGGCGGCCACCGCCTGCGCCTCTTCTGCCCCACCTGCCCGTACGTCTGCCCCATCAAAAACAAGGTCTGCCCTCAAACCCAATTCCGCCTCCTCGTTCCCTTGCGTCGTTTTACTCTGGTGCCTCGGTCGAGTTGTGTTGACGCTTGTTGGTGTGACCCTCGCTTGGCGCAGATCGTGAAGAAGGCGAGGCTGGTCAAGAGGGAGGTGGAGTCCGCGGAATCTGCCCCCAAGACTGACGGTGAGCCCAAGGAATCGGTCCCCAAGACTGACGGTGAGCCCAAGGCCGAGGGTCAGCTCAAGCAATCTGCCCCCAAGACTGAGGGTGAGCTCTTCACCCTTCTCTTTTGCTTAGCTATTGGGATAATCGATTGTCCGCACCGCTCAACTGTGTGCATAACTAGGGATTATCAATTGTTGTTCTTTCTTCCGGTGTTTATATATTCAGAAAAAGGAAGATGAATTacgatttttcttttctttttgttgcaACCATGGAAAATTTTGTTGTCAATAGAGTTGCTCGTTCTGGCACCAATAAGGAGATTTTTTTTCACATCTTCCTTTCGGTGAATTGCACTATACTGAAATATtacattacccaaagtgcagggtaGTTGTTTTGTAATGCAAATGTAGCTTAGGATTTTTCATTAGAAATCTTTTTCTGTGCAATTTTTTCTTAAAGTTCACACCCTAGCTTATTTCGAAGAATGACACTTGCTTACCAGCTACCACCCCGTGTCACCTTTTTCTGCGTGGTGGTGCCATGCCTAAGGAAAATCTACACTTGTTATTAGGAACAAAGtttaaaaagcgctaggcgttaattatgtgttttgccaccgccttgtgctttTCTAACAAAAGCGCACATTAAGCGCTAGGGGTTTTGCTATCACCTAGAGCCTAGGCTTAAGCGCCTTTTTCTAACCATGTAGTACATTGAGCTGCGGTCACCTAACTTGGGTCATTGAACTCCCAAACTGCAGGTCTGGGTTGTTAAACTTCTTGAGATGTTTCTCTCTAGGTATGGATGGCATCCTTTGTGTGACAGATCAAATGACATGGCATGTTGACTCATGCCACTGTGCTTGGTTAGTACCTGATGACGGGCATGGCCACTGTAATTTGCACTCAGCCACCCTCAGTCTTCATCATGAGAGTGATTTTTGTTTCCTTTCATATAATGGATTGCTGCGCCATGCCTTGATGGCACAAGTCAATGTGCCACGCCAACCTGGTTGACACCTAGAGTGATCCACCTTAAACTAGTTGACACCTAGAGCGATCCACTTAAACTGGTTTAGTGGCCTAGATAGGCAGTTTGAGAGTTCAGTGTCCTACTTGAACCTGCCGGTCAAGTTTTGGGACCAGTAATATAATTTACTCGTAAGTTTAATGCCTTTGTGCTCACATTTCAGCCAGGGCACTGGCATAGAAGTGTTCATCTGCCATGCCTCCAGCTCTGCCATTGTCTAAGGGGGCtaattttaaaagtaatttagGATGTTCTTTTAATATTCTTAAGGCAGGTGTTCCTTAATATAAATTGATCAGGTAAATAAAGCAAGCCAGGTCACTTTTTTATAaggaaaaatagaagaaaaaaatctaTACAATCCCAGAAAGGAAAAATAGAAATGACGGAATAAAATGTTTGGAGAACAAGTAATGTTAGTTTCAAGTTAATAGGATCCTTGCTTAATATATTTCCTCTCTTTGAAACTTCAGTTACATCAGCCtggtatggcgctgctagaaggacggCGCGAGAAGGCTGTCCGAGGGccttttttgcccacggccgggcaagagggaagggattttccttcttaattcttgcttgattagattgatacatctcctctctttatatagagaggtttacttgactcccaagcaaggcttacttgacccctaagcaagcgacccttatctctaattaaccctaagactaacgggctatactgccagcctaggcccattacgtactctaacactacaccccacctggacatgcagcttgtcctcgagctgcagcctaaccaacttataaccatgactcgacgcaacacaaagcttacacctaaaaacaagccttttacatcttggCTTGTTTTATgactctcaacctgaaatggactcggacgctttattttggacccctcaacaaaaagtggacaccatcagcatgtcggacgtgcacgtgtacagccacctggatcccatggacaccacctggacccaaggagtgcatgtgtatggccacctggaagtggtcgcaagagcgaCCAGCAGAGCCGCCCTCGCGGCGGCCGGCAGCGGAAagcagtggtgctacgcggtgcgctcctgttggtgacaccctgccttctccccgccggactgctgttggtctgcaccgcacaaggaagagtggagggcttgcgatggagaatgacgaggaggggtgtGCCTCCCCAACCGCCGATGTCACAGACTTTTAGGTCGCTGCCTGCGGGGAAAACAGCATGCTCGccgcccgtgggggaaaccgcatgcccaagatccccgacgcagcagacgagatcgaggtcctttgcgcagcgaagggaaacttggaggagcggcagctgcagaccacacatctcccgcacacgccgacgcgctaggaaGCCGCgtgcagcagcctgcagcctcactgccgccgacacgtggcgggtagcaatccaagacggaagcggtgacggcgacggcggggacttgatctgctggatgtggACGCCCTGGGATGGCGGCGGCGCTGATGGGAACGAGGTCGTCGCACTCCCGTTGTAGGGCATCCCATACTGGGCGGCGGAGCTCaccggcggtggctgctgcagctgcagcggctgctgcggtgTCGTGccgggcagcggcagcggctgTTGCGGCGGAGCGCTGGTCGCGACGGAGGCCGCTAGGAgggcggctgccactgcagccagggttgggcggtggtggcgatggatggcagctgcagcggcgcggcggaggccgctaggagcggcggctgccactgcagccagggttgggcggtggtggcgatggatggcagctgcagcggcgcggcggctgccacggcgacgcgggggcggcgatgggcgCCGCAGCCGGGTGCGGTCCGTGGGACCCGGCCAAGAACAGGCAgatctcctggaccgcctgggTTAGGTCCCGCAGCACCCCGGACACCTCCTCCCAGGTGAGGACAGTGGGGGCGGGCGCGACGGAGGATCCTGGCGCGGGCAAGAGTGGGGCGACggtcgtggtggtcgccggaggcgacaaggtgaccggcagcggaagagacgggcttggcggcggtgaagacatgatcgaaccgaagctagctgataccaaattggtatggcgctgctagaaggacggCGCGAGAAGGCTGGCCGAGGGccttttttgcccacggccgggcaagagggaagggattttccttcttaattcttgcttgattagattgatacatctctctttatatagagaggtttacttgactcccaagcaaggcttacttgacccctaagcaagcgacccttatctctaattaaccctaagactaacgggctatactgccagcccaggcccattacgtactctaacacagcCGAATACCAACAAAAAGCTTtatattttgtactccctctgtaaagaaatataagagcgtttagatcactaaagtagcgatctaaacgctcttatagttCTTTAGAGAGGCAGTagttgatatcttttatagtgTCAATATATATAGCAGGAAATATTCATTCTGGCGTGTTTAGATTGGCTTGTTGTACTTACTGCGTTGACTTgcttaattccttttttttacaaGAGCCTTTTGAGAATGCTTAATTTTATCGCCCAAAATTTATCTTTTCACAGTGAAGTGAAAATCTTTTTAGCTGTGCGAAAAGCAATTTGGCGGACATGACTATGGTACAGCATGTGTCTGCTGTAACCTTTTGATAACTTTGTTGTAAACATGGCTAATGTTATATAAAACTGCAACAGACTCTCTACACGAGTAACCTGGAGCAGAATTCTTATTTTGCCAAACACTCTGCTAATAACATATGATGCATTCACTTTCAGGTGCATGACCAAATTGACACAATGGAGAAACATACTTTTGGCAGACGCGGATTCGATTAGTACAATATCTACAAGCATTGTGAAACTTAAGAGTATCTGGACATGCGAACGTGTGGCGCTTCTTTGATCAAATTATGTTGCAGCACACAACTTGCCAAAAGCCACCAATCTGGTGCAAAGTAAAGTGATATACATCTGACAGTGCAGAAGCCGGAGAAGCTCACTTCAATGTTAGTTTGTTAATTGGACACTTCCTTTATGTGACATTGCAGGCTTTTTGGTACGGAGATGCTTTTTTTGTGTGTGCGCGCTCGCTAGAGGTGTTGATTTGGTGTATGAATACTCTTATTCAACCAGCACAAGAATGGGTATGATTTTGAGTCCTTGCATAGCTTCCATTCTCCAGCCTTGAAACTTGTACATGAGTTTAGGATAGGGGTCGAGAAGACAATGAAGGCAAGGGGATCAGCGGCCGGGCAGTGGCACTCTGGTCCCCTGtttacaaatactccctccgtatcaAAGTATAAGACATTTTTTTAGGCTActgaaacatcttatattttggtacAGATGAAGTAGATGTGTATTGGGTTGCCGATAATAAACACGCACGCAATATACTTCTTTTTATTACTTAAGTAGATCTCATAATAAGCATGTACATTTTAGAAGTTGCGTTAAAATCTATTTATTAGGtttaaaaaaaatatgaaaataataaaCACATACCTATGGATGTATACTATTTTGCATTTAAATTTTTATGCGAGCTACACAAAAATCTAGCACATGTACTATCACATCGCTATAAAAGTACATGAAGTTTTTGTTTACACCCATGTTGTACGTCAGTAGGTACTTGTATAttttatttcagatttttttgaaacttaagtCAGTTTTTGAAATTCTGGGCTCCATTGGGTGGTAAATATGAAGTGGTTATCAGGGACATTATAGTGGCTAGTTCTTGAGAGTGGATTTTTATTGTCAAACattcaaaaatcaatttttttaaGTTTCGAAAAAAACTGAAAAAGTACACAAGTACTTATAGGTGTATACTAGATGTGTGTGAAATttcatcacgaaataaatttttatGGGGCATGTACAAAAAAAAATCATGTGAATTTATAGTGAACAATACATGTGTTAGAAATatgtgtttttttttcattttatgtAGCTCGCATAAAAAggtatttcttcatgaaattttgcAGACAAGTAGTATACATCCATATGTATATCAGTATATGTCtacttttttcagaattttttgaaacttaaaatttgaattttgaagttttcaaagggctccatggagctcgaGCTCCATTAGGCATTTCCCCTAGTTCTTCCTTTACCTTGTGTAATTTTGTCCATGAAAAAAGAGACTCAAATTATGAAGCCCACAACCTGGCTAGTTTTGCTTCTTCGTTAGATCAGCGTAGATACACATGGCTCGGTCTACCTCATGATACTCTTTGTATATTAATCATTAAACCTAGTGGATTGTGCTAAAAAAAGCAAAGAGGAAAAGACCAACTAGGATAAAAAAAAACTAGGGTTGGTTTCTTAACACCATGAGTTGTCTCTTCCTTACCCCAGGAAAGTATCCAATGCTCCCAGCCTTGGGGTACTCGCAGTGCTCCAATGTCAAAAAGCATTTTTAAAAGTTCCAAAAAATTTCGGAAAAAATAAGAATCTTCACAAGGTATGTCACTACATCCCCTAAAAATTTTAGGTCCAAAATCGAAAtgtacattgagaaacaaaaaagagaaatacaGATCTGAAtagtgtcaatgttgcttttgctCTTCTTTACACTATTCATGCTAGATTTCAcatttttgtttctcaatgtgtgATTCGAGTTTGGACCTTAAATTTTTAGGGCTTGTAGTCACATTCATTGTGTACATTCACAAttgttttcagatttttttgaagcaTTAAGAAAATGTTTATTGACATTGGAGTACCGGGAGTACCCAGGGCTGGGAGCACCGGATACTTTTCCACCTTACCCCTTCGTCTCTCCTCCCAAGCGAATAGGCGACTAGGGTTCCTGTCAATTATAATATAAAACAGCCATTGCAGCTGATCTACAACTATGCACACGAATGAAATGCACAACAACAGGAGCAATCATCTAAATGACAGGACCAAGGCCTCCTGTACTTTTTCTGTTGGCGCTATGGATGAGCCActtgagctccttgaactttgctcTGCGTGCACTGTTTAACCCTCAAAAAGTTTGGTGAACAGACCTGAAAAAGGTTGCTTCTTTTTCACCCTTATAAGTAGCTCCTTTTTCTGTCTGGGCCACGTCTTTGCTTTCTTCAGAGGCCCATTTTCCTGGGCATCAGTGAGTGGAATACTTAACAGTGATTACATTCTTATGTAGATTCCATTGCTCAAATGAGATTTGTTTGTTGGCACCGACCTCGATAAGAAGCAAGGGAGTGGTGCCGAAGCAAACGGAGCTGCAGAGCCGTTTGTTTACCAATCCGCCAACTTAAGCTAGGAAAAGTGTAAGAGACCGTGCATCTTCATGTAAATAAAGGTAAATAATCTCAGAAACAGTCAAGAAACCGGGAATTTTTATTCCATTTCTTAGCCAGGGCAAGCCCTACCGACCTACGACCGGAGAAGATGTTGTGTTGTTCGTATCACTTGCTAGAGATAGAGAAGCTAGAACAGGAACTGCCCGGGAGGGTTCAAAGAATGAGGTCTTCACCTTTGAGCTGGATCTCATCTCATTCTAGCACATACTACGAGCGATTGACTTAAAGAATACAACAAATGGTTTTGGGGTTATCTTTGTACCCTGTGACTACAACCACAAGGTCTGAATCAAGCGAAACGGCTGAGGCGCAAGCCCTTTTCTCGCCACTACTCTGTGTACCCAAAGTCAGCAACCTTTTCGGCACGCTGGCTAGCAAGTTCATTGCTTCAATGACATGAATTCAATCAAGCGGACAAATCCTATCCTGAAAACTATGGGCAATCAGCTGGAAACTCAATAGTCTTACGCGGAAAGCACTCAACCGGCCTTCCTCTTCTGAATTATATGAATGACAGAAATCAGACCTCACTTGTATTAACTTCATGAGTGAAGAAATAGACAAGGTGGTGAAAAGCATGAAACCAAATACTGCTCCAGGTCCAGATGGCTTCTCTGTTAGCTTTTTAGAGCTTTTtgccccaagttgagagatatactAATACAAATGCTTGAGGAGCTGTATCATGGCAGGTTGAACTTGTCCAGACTAAACTATGGTGTCATTTCTCTACTGCCAAAGATTAAGGATGCTAATAGTATCCTACAGTATAGACCCATATGTATTCTAAATGTTATGTTTAAAGCTATTACCAAAGCTCTGACACTTAGATTTACTCCTCTGGCTCGACAAGTAATCAGCTCTCTTCAGACTGGATTTATTCCTGGGAGGTACATTTTGGATGGATGTGTAATTCTTCATGAAATTTTGCATGAGTTAAAAACCTCTCACTCTGAAGGAATTTTGCTTCAGTTGGACTTTGAAAAAGCTTATGATAGAGTTCAGTGGCCTTTCTTGGCAGAGGTAATGCATAGGAAAAACTTCCCTGACAGGTGGATAGATTGGATTAGACAAGCAGTGGAAGGAGGCAAAGTGTGTGTGAATATGAATGGAGATTGGCAAGAATATTTCT is drawn from Triticum dicoccoides isolate Atlit2015 ecotype Zavitan chromosome 6B, WEW_v2.0, whole genome shotgun sequence and contains these coding sequences:
- the LOC119320425 gene encoding uncharacterized protein LOC119320425; the encoded protein is MDFCPACGMLLQIQPATGGHRLRLFCPTCPYVCPIKNKIVKKARLVKREVESAESAPKTDGEPKESVPKTDGEPKAEGQLKQSAPKTEGA